Below is a window of Chryseobacterium indicum DNA.
TTTATATCCGCAAATACAAACAGCGCAAAAAAGAATATCTGAATGAGATTGAAATAAAAAACGAAATTCACCAGAAAGAATTGTTAGCGACGCAGCTTGAAATTCAGCAGGCAACGATGCAGCAGATCGGGCGCGAACTTCATGATAATATCGGTCAGAAATTAACGTTGGTAAGCCTATACACGCAACAGCTTTTGTATGAAAATAAAGTTCCGGAAGTAAGCGAAAGAATCGAGCAGGTTTCGCAGATCATTAATCAGTCGCTTCACGATCTCAGGAGCCTTTCAAAAACATTAACGGACGACAATATTAATCAAAAGGAAATCGTAACTTTAATTCAGGAAGAAGTAGACAACACCAATGCGTTTAAAAAATGCCATGTCGATTTTCAGCATAATTTTAATCAGCTGGATCTCAGCTTTGTGCATAAAAATGTATTGCTGAGAATTACTCAGGAATTTATTCAGAACAGCATCAAACATTCGGGCTGTAAAAATATTTTCATTAATCTGAACACTTCTCAGGAGTTACTTTGGGAACTGAATATTAAAGATGACGGCATCGGTTTCGATCAGTCCAGCATCAAATCCAACGGAATCGGGCTCACCAATATGAAAAACAGAGCCGAAATTATCGGGGCAGATTTTTGCCTTGAAAGTCAGAAAAATTTGGGAACTACGCTCAACATTATTTTAAAAAGACAGCCATGAAAAAAACGATAGTGATTGTAGACGATCATGTACTTATCGCAAAAGCTTTAGAAGGAATTATTGATAATTTTCCGGAGTTTGAAGTAATCTACGTTGCCGAAAACGGAAAAGACCTGATCCAGAAATTCGAAAATAACAGCAAAATTCCGGATATCATTCTTCTGGATATCAGTATGCCGATTATGGATGGTTTCGAAACGGTACTCTGGCTCAAGGAACATCATCCGAACATTAAAGTAATGGCTTTAAGCATGCAGGGTGACGATAAAAGCGTTATTAAAATGATCCGGAACGGTGCTAAAGGCTATTTACTGAAAAATACGCATCCAAAAGAACTGGAAAATGCATTGACGAAACTTAACAATGACGGTTTTTTCTATCCGGAATGGGCTTCCAAGATCATTTTTTCCAACATGAACAATGAAGATGCAGCCAATAATGTAAAAATTTCCGACCGCGAGAAAGAGTTTCTAAAATACACCGTTACAGAACTCAGCTATAAAGAAATTGCGGATAAAATGTGCTGCAGCCCGAGAACGGTGGAAAGCTACAGAGATCAGCTTTGCGATAAATTAGATCTTAAAACCAGAGTTGGCCTTGCTGTTTTTGCTATTAAAAACGGTTTCGCAGAATCTTAAATTCAGAATAAACATTCACTCATATTTTTTAACTTAAATCTGAATCCTTTCTCCAGTGGAAAGGATTTTTTGTGCTGTAAATAACTTTTTTCACTTGCTAAAAAATCAATAAAAACATCATTTAAATAAAAATAATAAAGCATATTTTAAAAAATATTATTTATCGAATAATAAAATAACTCAACTAAAGGGTGAAATACTTGCATATATACTTCAAATAATATAATTTCATTGCCGAACAAAATATTATATTTTTTATGAAAAAACTATTATTCGGAGCTCTTATGCTGAGTTTCCTTTCTGCCTGTAACAGCGACAATGTTTCTAACCAAACCGAAGGATCTGAAAACACACCTGCTATTTCCGGAACCGCACTTCAGAGAGGCTGTGCTTCTGAAGAAATCCGACAAGCAGCGTTGAAAAACAGTTCGGAACTGAGACAGAAATATTCTGAAATCGAAGCCAGAACCGAAAGATTTGAAAACGACATGAAACTGGGAAAAGTATTATCCGATGGTACCGTTGAAATTCCTGTAGTGGTAAATGTCTTGTACAGAACAAGTGCTGAAAATGTTTCTGATGCCCGTATTGCAGAACAAATTGCAGTTCTTAATGCGGATTATGCAGGGACCAACACCGACGTTTCAAAAATTCCTTCTGAGTTTCAAGGGGTAAAAGCGGGGGATGTAAAAGTAAGATTCAGACTGGCAAATGTGGTGAGAAAATCTACTACCAAAACAAGCTGGAGTACCAATGATGCGATGAAAAAAGCATCTACCGGAGGAATTGATGCAACAAGCCCTTCTAATTATCTAAACATCTGGACTGTAGGAAATATGGGGCAGATTCTTGGCTATGCAACTTTCCCGGAATCTTCAGGATTATGGAACGACGGAGTGGTAATTGCGTCTCCATATTTTGGTAAGACCGGTGCATCTTCTCCATTCAATCTGGGAAGAACAGCTACACACGAAGTAGGACATTATCTGAACCTGAGACACATCTGGGGAGATGCTAACTGTGGAAACGATCTTGTGGCGGATACTCCGACTCAAACTACTTCTAATGCTGGAAAACCAAGCTATCCTCTTTACAATACCTGCAGCGGCGTACAGAGATCTGTAATGTTTATGAATTACATGGATTATGTGGATGATGCAGCCATGTTTATGTTCTCTGCAGGGCAGAAAACAAGAATGCAGTCTGTGGTAGCTTCTTCCGGAGCAAGATCAGGATTAAGAATTAACTAAACTTTATTGCTAATTTTAATACCAATGATTCCGGCTGTTTCTCTGAAACAGCCGGAATTTATTTATAATGTTTTAGTATTGTCTTTTGGTGTGTAATCCATAAAGATACCTCCGTCAAGATTTACCGATTTAACTTTTTTGGTAATCGGAACTGTAAGCATTGTTTTTTTCTGATCCTTTTCCCAAACCGATGGCGAAAAATGAAGCTTCTCTACACTTCCGTCTTCATATCCGATCTCTGCATCAAAAGGAATCGCAAAACCACCTACATTATCCACATTTACCGTCAGAAGATCATTCATCTGAGATGCTGAAGACACTTTCAGGTCGATATAATTATTCGTGTAAAACCAGTTATTAAAGAACCAGTTCAGATTTTTTCCGGAACCTGTATTCATAGAATTAAAATAATCCCACGGAATCGGATGTTTTCCGTTCCAGTTGTTCATATAATGATGTAATGCTTTTTTGAACAGATCATCTCCCAGATAATCTTTTAAAGCCAGATAAGACAGGGATGCTTTTACATAAGAATTGTTTCCGTAACCCGCTCCGCTTACCTGAGTACTCATCGTAATAATCGGCTGATCCTGTTCCGCAGAAGGATCATTGATCCATCTTTTTACCCTGAAATTTTTATAAAATTCTTTGGCTTTTGCTTCACCGTTTTCATCAATTCCGATTAAATATTCCAAAGTTGTTGCCCAGCCTTCATCCATAAAAGCATAACGCGTTTCATTGATGCCCATGTAAAAAGGAAAATAAGTATGTGCAATTTCGTGATCCGCCGTTAATCTCGCATCCTGAAAATCATCCGGAATACTGGTATCGTTAATCATCATCGGATATTCCATGTCTGCGAATCCCTGAATTGCTGTCATAGCATTATAAGGATATTCCACTCCGGGCCAGTTTTTAGAAAACCAGTCGAGATTATACTGCATCCATTCCACATAATGCTCAAAATCTTTTGCATCCGCTTTGTAGCCCGCCTGAACACTTGCTCTTTTCGTTTTAAGCTGTACACTTGCCGCATCCCAAACATAATGATTGCTTAATGCAAAACAAAAATCGGCGATATGACTGGCTTTAAATTTCCACGTATTCCATTTATTCTGCTTTGTTACTTTTCCGGACTTCATTTCATGCTCAGTAGCAACGTGAATAACTTTGTCACTTTTTAACGAAGACTTATATCTTTTCAGATATTCTGGCTGAAGAACGGCATCGGGATTCAGGAAATCTCCGGTTGCCCAGACAACATAATTTTTGGGAGCAGTAATCGCAAAACTGTAATCGTTGAAATCATTATAAAACTCCTGTCTGTCGGAATGCGGAAGCATATCCCACCCATTGTAATCATCATAAACAGAAACTCTCGGGAAAGAATAAGCTACATAAAATGTTTCAGGATCTATCTGCCCTTCTCTTCCGCTTTCTACAGATAAAGGATATTCCCATTCTATTTTAATTTCAGCTTTTGTTTTGGATTTTAAGGCTGAATTCAGCTTTACTTTTTCAACTGTTCCCCAATTTTCGCTGTTCACATTATATTTTTCACCGTTTACGATAAATGATTTAATATGCAGACCGGAAGAAAGAAAATCTTTGGAAACAACACCCGATCTCGGAGCCTGTGGTTTATGAAGATTATTAACAAATCTTATGGCAAGATCATTCAGATCATTTGGGCTGTTATTGGTATAAACGATGGTTTCCTTTCCCGAAACCACCTTAGAATTGGCATCTACCTTAACCTCAACATTATAAATCCCTTTATTCTGCCAGTAATTTTTACCCGGAGCGCCGGACAGATCACGGGTTCCGTTTTCGTATGCTTTTTTAATATTTCTCGGCATATACAATTCCTGCGCGGAAAATTGCCATGAAACTAAAAGCAATACACCCAAAACAAGTTTTTTCATTAAAATCTTTTTATAATAAGTATTTTATTTAACATAAAAGTAACAAAAAACGGCAATATAATTATTACCGTTTATATAATTTTTTGACAGCTTACAATTAAGCAGAAATCATCTATTATCTTAAATATTTGACTAAAGCCATTTTAAAACATTAAATCCACCAAAACCGGAAAGTGGTCGGAAGGATACAGCAGATTTTCTCTTCTGTCGTTGATGTGTCTGTGAGATTTGATCTTAAATCCTTTGACGAAAATATAATCAATCCTGTCCTGCGGAATTTCATTTACATTGAAACCTGTAAAAGTCCCTTTCGGACCATAATGTTTTGTTTCTGAATGATAGAAACTGTCCTGCATATTCTGTGACATAATTTTTATCGGTTCTGAATCTTCCGTTAAATTAAAATCTCCGCTTACCGTTACTGGCAGATTTTTAGGATTGATTTCTTTGATTTTCTTTAAAATTAATTCTGAAGACTTCACTCTTGCTATATTTCCGATGTGATCGAAATGAAGATTCAGTGCCATGAATTCTTTTTTAGATTTTTTATCCCTGAAAACTGCATACGTACAAATTCTGTTCAACGCTGCGTCCCACCCTTTTGAAGGTTTCTCAGGAGTTTCCGAAAGCCAGAAGGTATCCGATTTTAAAACCTGCAATCTGTCTGTATCATAAAAAATAGCCGAAAATTCACCTTTTTCTTTTCCGTCGTCTCTTCCCACTCCTACATAATCATAGTTTTTCAATCCGTTTTTTATATCTTTCATCTGCTCCGGCAATGCTTCCTGAACACCGAAATAATCGGGATGATAATACGTAAGGAGATCTGCAACATCCTGTTTCCTGTTCGTCCACGAATTTTCTTTATCCGAATCTACATTCAGTCTGATATTAAAACTCATCACCTTAAGATTCTGCGAAAAACCTAATGCAAAAACCATCAGGAATACGATTGAAAATCTGTAATTCATAATCATCTATTTTAATTAACAAAGTAACAAAAGTAAGGTTTCTTCCTTAGAATCGCCTCTATAATTGGGGATTTTAATATTAAATTCAATTTAAAAACAAAAAACTCCGGAGTATTTTCCGAAGTTTTGATTTATTATTTATTGATTATCCGTTATTAATCAAACTGCTTTTTTTAACGCAAAGACTCGCAAAGATTCTTTATATACTAACTGTTTTTAAGTTCGCAAAGGCGTTTCACTCAGCGAAGAACCCAAAGATTTTCCAATTATGGCAAATTACGGACAATCATATATTATTTAAATTGAACCATTAAGATGGATTTAAGGAGTTAAGAATATCTAAGTTTCTAATTTTTAAGATTTAAAAAATAATTTTTCTTGATAAAGCTTATTCTCTCAATTTAAACTTAATGGCTCAAAAGATTAAAATTATTCTTTATTAAATTTAAATTCTTTTCCGCCCCGCTTAAAGGTAAATGATTTTTTATCCTGACTGAAGGTTAAAGAAATCTGTGCCATTTCCAGACTGAACGTATTGTTCCCGGTATATTCCAGAGGAAATTCCGGCTGTCCTGTTGCCTGAGCAAAAAGCTGATTGTTTTTCTCTGTAAATACAATTTTCATCGGCAGATCCTTGCTTCCGAAAGTTCCTGTAAATTCTTTAAGATTTACTTTTTCCATCGGTTTTGCATTAGCAGAACTCCATGTATTATTTTTAGAATCAATATCCGGAATCTCCGAATTCGGATCCAGTTTCACCTGATCGATTTCTTTTGTAGAATTAATTCTGAATGTCCATTCCGTATTTCTTTTCCAGACCTCGATTGGCAGTTTTACCATCTGCTGTGTTCCGTCTTTAAATTTAACCTGAACGTTAGTCGGCATTGGTAACTGTCCGATATTTTCAACTGTGATCTGCGCTCCGTTTTTAAAGTCTCCGTTAATGTATTTTACATTTTTAATGCCCTGATCAATCTTCCATTTGTTGATGAACCAGCCTCTCCAGAACCAGTTCAGCTCTTCACCTGAAACGTTTTCCATCGTGTGGAAAAAATCCCAAGGTGTAGGATGTTTGAAAGCCCATCTTTCAACATAGGTTCTGAATGCCTTGTCGAATTTTTCAGGCCCTAAAATAGATTCTCTTAAGATTTGAAGTCCCATTCCCGGTTTGAAATACGCCAAAGCTCCGATGCTGTTTTCTTTCATATTATCCGGACCTACCATGATGGGTTCAAAACCGTCACTCATAATATATCCGCTCATCTGCGCAATATTTTTCTTCTGGAAATACTCTCCTTTGTTGAAAGCTTCCGTAGAAAGTTCGTTGATGAATGTGTTGAATCCTTCATCCATCCAAGCAAACAATCTTTCGTTGGAACCCACAATCATAGGGAACCAGTTGTGCCCGAATTCGTGATCGGTAACGCCCCAAAGATCGCCGCCTTTGGAATCCATGTGACAGAAAACAATTCCCGGATATTCCATTCCGCCTTCATTTCCTGCCACGTTGGTTGCAGCCGGATAAGTATATTCGTACCATTTTGCAGAGTAATGCTCAATCGCCGCTTTTGTGTATTCTGTAGATCTGCTCCATGCCTCTTTCCCTACACTTTCTACAGGATAAGCAGAGATTGCTAAAGATTTTTTTCCGCTCGGAAGGTTGATTTTTGCGGCATCCAGAATAAATGCCGGAGACGAAGCCCATGCAAAATCTCTTGCCTGATTGATTTTAAATTTCCATGTTTTTGTTCCTGTTGAATTATTTTTTCCTAATTCAGATTCAGAACGGATCATCACTGTTTTATCACTGTTCTTTGCCTGATCCCATCGGCTGATTTCTTCTTTGGAATACACTTCTTTTGAATTCAGTAATTCTCCTGAAGCCACCACATAATGATTGGCAGGAACGGTAATGTTTGCCGTAATATCTCCGTATTCCAGATAAAATTCCGAAGCACCGAGATAAGGCAGCGTATTCCATCCCATGACATCATCATACACACACATTCTCGGATACCATTGTGCTATCGTAAAGATCTTTCCGTTTTTCGTATCCTGAATCCCCATTCTGTCGGAACCGTATTTTGGAGAAAGAAAAGAATATTCAATTTTAATTTTTGCGACGCCTCCCATCGCTTTCAGTTCTGCTGGAAGATCGATCTGCATTCTGGTATCAGTAATCGTATATTTCACATCCTTTCCGTCCAGTTTTACCGATTTTATTTTGTAACCGCCATCAAATTCCTCACCGTGCGCTCCGTTTCGGCTTCCCGAAGTCGGTACGACTGCATTTCCTCTTGAATCTTTTGCAAATAAATTCTGGTCTAGCTGCAGCCATAAAAAACCTAATTTATCAGGACTGTTGTTTGTATAAGTGATTTCCGCAGTTCCTGTAAGTTCGTTTTTGGCTTCATTAAGGCTTACATCGAGATTGTAACTTGCCGAATTTTGCCAGTACGCGTGTCCCGGCTGTCCGCTTGCGGATCTTGTAGACGTACCTGTCTGTGTATAGAAAAATGGTTTGAAAGCTTCTACGTAGCTGTATTTCGGGGCTTCCTGAGCCAATGCGGACTGTGAAAAGAACATCACGGCAAGCGCAGAAACAAGGGTTGGAATTTTGAAGTTCATATTAATTCTTTTAATTTAACAAAGTAAACAAAAATAAGACTTCTCCGGACAGAAAAGTCTGATGTCTCCATTTATCTTGTTAAATTTCTTTGTCTTCTTCCACAGAAAGGAAATACTGCTTAAAATCTTTATCGGAAACCGGCTTTTCGCTTTCGAGTTTTACGACTCCGATGGTTTTATAGTGGGCAGACAATCTTACATTGTTTTTTTTCAGTTCTTTTTCAAGCTGTCTGATATCTGTATCTTTTTTGAGAACGGCTAAATAAGTTTTCATCATTATATCTGTACAAGTCCGTTTCCGATGTCTCTGTATTTCAAACCTTCAATGGGTTTTGCCTTCATTTCTATGAGTTCCCAGATTTCTTTTGCTGATTTTTCGGGAAACTGTTCCATATATAAAGCAATAAGCCCTGAAACATGCGGTGTTGCCATGCTTGTTCCGCTCATTGAGTAATAATTGCCGGTTTTATTCTTAGAATTTTTGGGATAAGAACTGATGATATCGACTCCGGGAGCGCAGATATTGACGTTTCCTCCGGTTGAAGGATTTAAGCCTGCGTTGGAAAATTTAGCTACTTTCATTTGTCCGTCAATCGCTCCGACTGCCATTACCGACATGGAGTTTGCAGGCATGGAAACAGGTTTGGGAACAGCGGGTCTGTTGCTGTCGTTTCCTGCGGCTGCAATAATGATGCAGTTGTTTTCCAAAGCTCTTGCACCCACGGTTTCAAAAAGCGGAGAAGGCGCTTCATTCAGCAGAACGGGAGAAGCAAGTGAAAGGGACAGAATTCTGAATTTCTTTGTAATTGCCCAGTCTATCGCATCAATAACACTGCTTGTGGTTCCTTTTCCGGCATCGGAAAGCACTTTTGCAATTTTTAAATTGGCGTCTTTTGCGATTCCGTACCGTTTTCCGTTATCCAGCCGAATGTTTCCTGTTGCAACTCCTGCACAGTGGGTTCCGTGACCGTTGGGATCGCGGTTCCAGTCTTCTCCGGCAATGAAAGATTTGCCTTCAATATTTTTTCCGAAAAAATCGGGATGAGAAAGTTCTAGTCCTGTATCCAGAATACAGATATCAACACCTTTTCCCGTATATAAAGAATTTCCCAGACCCAAAGCTTTAAGTCCCCATTCCATTTCCACTAAAGATTTCTGCGGTAAAGGTTTATTTATAATGTACTTTTCCAGCTCGGTGATTTTGTCGGCAATCTCCGCAAACTGCTTTTTCAGTTCACTGATGATGGACAGTTCATCCGCCGAAAAAAAATCTCTTTCTTTTTCAAAATAAACGATCGGGTTAGAATCGTTTTTCACAGCATTTTTTAACTGTGCTTCATCCCTATTTTCAACCACTAGAACACCCAGATTTTTGTAGAGAACTCCGTTATCATCATCAATAACATCGTAGGAACGGTTTTCTGCGGAAAGAAATTCTGATGAGGTAATGTTTACATCCAGTTCGTTTTCCACTTTTTTGAGGGAATTTTTATGCTGATCTTCGAGAACAACAATGTATCTTTCATTTTCCATGGTTTTGTTTTTAAAGTGAATTTTAAATCTTTTAAATGTTTTTAGTTTTTAACGCAAAGCCCATAGAGTTTTTTTACAACTAATTGTTTTTAAGGCTCACAAAGGTGTTTGACTACGTCGAATCTTCGATGTCACTTAAATTAAGAACACAAAGATTTTAAAATGTTACAAATTAGTTTAATCTTAAAAGAATTTTTTCAAGAAGCAGGTAAATATCTTCCGAGATCATCTGTAATCTCAGTTTTTTATTAATTCCTGAAATCTGGGTGTTTTGTTTGATTAAAGAATTCCAGAAGTCTTCAATTTTAGGAACATTGGCGAGACTTTTCACGATTTCGTCGTTCAGTATTCCGTTTTGATAGAGAGAAACAATTAATCCTGATAAAATCTCTTCTGCTTCATCCAGTTTTTTATGCTCTTTGGTATACATTTCCATTAAAAATTTGTGTACACTTTCCATTGCACTGAATGAAAATCCCCAAGTCAGCTCACGTTTTCCCGAAGCTATTTTTTCCATCTGAACAGGATTAAATCCTCTTTTTACCGTGGAAATCATGTTCATAACTTTTAAAACTTCGGATTCGTACGTAGTATTTCCTTTGGTTTTCAGGTAATCTAAAAATTCGTAGAGAAATTCCTCAAACTGAGCATCAAAATCGAAAGACTTCGACAGATAAAGCTCCTGAACTTTATTGAAATGTTCCAGCAGTTCCTGAATTTTCTGTATCGTATGATGAACAAGTTCCTGCATTACTCAAAAATTATCTGTTCGACTTCTTTGCCGTCCTTGTCTTTAAAAGAGACGATTCTAATTCCTTCGTCTTCCATTTCCACATGAAGATTGACGAAAAGCTTGTCTTTGTCTTCCGCAGAGTTGGTATTGGGATCGATGTAAATATTGTTGATTTTAGAGTTCACGAGGCTGAATCTGTTCAGCAAAGCACTGGTGAAAATTTCTTTCATTTCGTTCACTTCCGCTTCGCCGTTTCCTTCTTGTACACGGAAAATTCCTGAATTTAAACTTTTCACATTCTGTCTGAGATCAACTTTAAGCAATTCGGCAGAAGGTTTTTTACCAAATTTCTGGTCTCCGGCTTCAAGTGCTTTAAAAAGACTGGTAAATTCTTTGGTCTGAAGCTGTTTTTTGCTGATCTCCGTCATATTGAGGTTT
It encodes the following:
- a CDS encoding sensor histidine kinase; translated protein: MGKTELIITIILFNIFFVLFVAAVMVYIRKYKQRKKEYLNEIEIKNEIHQKELLATQLEIQQATMQQIGRELHDNIGQKLTLVSLYTQQLLYENKVPEVSERIEQVSQIINQSLHDLRSLSKTLTDDNINQKEIVTLIQEEVDNTNAFKKCHVDFQHNFNQLDLSFVHKNVLLRITQEFIQNSIKHSGCKNIFINLNTSQELLWELNIKDDGIGFDQSSIKSNGIGLTNMKNRAEIIGADFCLESQKNLGTTLNIILKRQP
- a CDS encoding S8 family peptidase — encoded protein: MENERYIVVLEDQHKNSLKKVENELDVNITSSEFLSAENRSYDVIDDDNGVLYKNLGVLVVENRDEAQLKNAVKNDSNPIVYFEKERDFFSADELSIISELKKQFAEIADKITELEKYIINKPLPQKSLVEMEWGLKALGLGNSLYTGKGVDICILDTGLELSHPDFFGKNIEGKSFIAGEDWNRDPNGHGTHCAGVATGNIRLDNGKRYGIAKDANLKIAKVLSDAGKGTTSSVIDAIDWAITKKFRILSLSLASPVLLNEAPSPLFETVGARALENNCIIIAAAGNDSNRPAVPKPVSMPANSMSVMAVGAIDGQMKVAKFSNAGLNPSTGGNVNICAPGVDIISSYPKNSKNKTGNYYSMSGTSMATPHVSGLIALYMEQFPEKSAKEIWELIEMKAKPIEGLKYRDIGNGLVQI
- a CDS encoding response regulator transcription factor; the encoded protein is MKKTIVIVDDHVLIAKALEGIIDNFPEFEVIYVAENGKDLIQKFENNSKIPDIILLDISMPIMDGFETVLWLKEHHPNIKVMALSMQGDDKSVIKMIRNGAKGYLLKNTHPKELENALTKLNNDGFFYPEWASKIIFSNMNNEDAANNVKISDREKEFLKYTVTELSYKEIADKMCCSPRTVESYRDQLCDKLDLKTRVGLAVFAIKNGFAES
- a CDS encoding M1 family metallopeptidase; the encoded protein is MNFKIPTLVSALAVMFFSQSALAQEAPKYSYVEAFKPFFYTQTGTSTRSASGQPGHAYWQNSASYNLDVSLNEAKNELTGTAEITYTNNSPDKLGFLWLQLDQNLFAKDSRGNAVVPTSGSRNGAHGEEFDGGYKIKSVKLDGKDVKYTITDTRMQIDLPAELKAMGGVAKIKIEYSFLSPKYGSDRMGIQDTKNGKIFTIAQWYPRMCVYDDVMGWNTLPYLGASEFYLEYGDITANITVPANHYVVASGELLNSKEVYSKEEISRWDQAKNSDKTVMIRSESELGKNNSTGTKTWKFKINQARDFAWASSPAFILDAAKINLPSGKKSLAISAYPVESVGKEAWSRSTEYTKAAIEHYSAKWYEYTYPAATNVAGNEGGMEYPGIVFCHMDSKGGDLWGVTDHEFGHNWFPMIVGSNERLFAWMDEGFNTFINELSTEAFNKGEYFQKKNIAQMSGYIMSDGFEPIMVGPDNMKENSIGALAYFKPGMGLQILRESILGPEKFDKAFRTYVERWAFKHPTPWDFFHTMENVSGEELNWFWRGWFINKWKIDQGIKNVKYINGDFKNGAQITVENIGQLPMPTNVQVKFKDGTQQMVKLPIEVWKRNTEWTFRINSTKEIDQVKLDPNSEIPDIDSKNNTWSSANAKPMEKVNLKEFTGTFGSKDLPMKIVFTEKNNQLFAQATGQPEFPLEYTGNNTFSLEMAQISLTFSQDKKSFTFKRGGKEFKFNKE
- a CDS encoding zinc metalloprotease; the encoded protein is MKKLLFGALMLSFLSACNSDNVSNQTEGSENTPAISGTALQRGCASEEIRQAALKNSSELRQKYSEIEARTERFENDMKLGKVLSDGTVEIPVVVNVLYRTSAENVSDARIAEQIAVLNADYAGTNTDVSKIPSEFQGVKAGDVKVRFRLANVVRKSTTKTSWSTNDAMKKASTGGIDATSPSNYLNIWTVGNMGQILGYATFPESSGLWNDGVVIASPYFGKTGASSPFNLGRTATHEVGHYLNLRHIWGDANCGNDLVADTPTQTTSNAGKPSYPLYNTCSGVQRSVMFMNYMDYVDDAAMFMFSAGQKTRMQSVVASSGARSGLRIN
- a CDS encoding endonuclease/exonuclease/phosphatase family protein, with amino-acid sequence MNYRFSIVFLMVFALGFSQNLKVMSFNIRLNVDSDKENSWTNRKQDVADLLTYYHPDYFGVQEALPEQMKDIKNGLKNYDYVGVGRDDGKEKGEFSAIFYDTDRLQVLKSDTFWLSETPEKPSKGWDAALNRICTYAVFRDKKSKKEFMALNLHFDHIGNIARVKSSELILKKIKEINPKNLPVTVSGDFNLTEDSEPIKIMSQNMQDSFYHSETKHYGPKGTFTGFNVNEIPQDRIDYIFVKGFKIKSHRHINDRRENLLYPSDHFPVLVDLMF
- a CDS encoding M1 family metallopeptidase; the encoded protein is MKKLVLGVLLLVSWQFSAQELYMPRNIKKAYENGTRDLSGAPGKNYWQNKGIYNVEVKVDANSKVVSGKETIVYTNNSPNDLNDLAIRFVNNLHKPQAPRSGVVSKDFLSSGLHIKSFIVNGEKYNVNSENWGTVEKVKLNSALKSKTKAEIKIEWEYPLSVESGREGQIDPETFYVAYSFPRVSVYDDYNGWDMLPHSDRQEFYNDFNDYSFAITAPKNYVVWATGDFLNPDAVLQPEYLKRYKSSLKSDKVIHVATEHEMKSGKVTKQNKWNTWKFKASHIADFCFALSNHYVWDAASVQLKTKRASVQAGYKADAKDFEHYVEWMQYNLDWFSKNWPGVEYPYNAMTAIQGFADMEYPMMINDTSIPDDFQDARLTADHEIAHTYFPFYMGINETRYAFMDEGWATTLEYLIGIDENGEAKAKEFYKNFRVKRWINDPSAEQDQPIITMSTQVSGAGYGNNSYVKASLSYLALKDYLGDDLFKKALHHYMNNWNGKHPIPWDYFNSMNTGSGKNLNWFFNNWFYTNNYIDLKVSSASQMNDLLTVNVDNVGGFAIPFDAEIGYEDGSVEKLHFSPSVWEKDQKKTMLTVPITKKVKSVNLDGGIFMDYTPKDNTKTL